In a single window of the Olivibacter sp. SDN3 genome:
- a CDS encoding helix-turn-helix transcriptional regulator: MNEIDVLQQICLNLNEGDKLKEKLPAETLYEEDGTEVFTMKTHRHQEIILRDYQEEPYLNMFFSFQGLSSSKHLYSGIEYSLTDNQHMVGYTPFFEGDYSLKGNMLEIFGVCMKESYFQKLIVTDLACLQQFWDNVQKGVETGMTSHPMPIIWQQRSVINEMLNCIYQGQMRKLYFESKITELFFLQAEQANNLPKEGFLLLKSSDREKLNAARQFIQHHIFEPLTIRKISREIGLNEFKLKKGFRQLFGTTVFDCLTQFRMDYARQVLLDTSKTISEVAYTLGYSDPYNFSKAFKKHFGFLPSKL; encoded by the coding sequence ATGAATGAAATAGATGTACTTCAGCAGATTTGTTTAAATCTGAATGAAGGCGATAAACTGAAAGAAAAACTTCCGGCGGAAACACTCTATGAAGAAGATGGTACCGAAGTTTTTACTATGAAAACTCATAGACATCAAGAGATAATCTTGAGGGATTATCAGGAAGAACCTTATTTAAACATGTTCTTCTCTTTTCAAGGATTATCTAGCTCTAAACATTTATACTCGGGGATAGAATATTCACTGACAGACAACCAACACATGGTAGGATATACACCTTTTTTTGAAGGTGATTATTCACTTAAAGGGAATATGCTGGAGATTTTTGGTGTTTGTATGAAGGAATCTTACTTTCAAAAACTAATCGTTACCGATTTAGCGTGCTTGCAACAATTTTGGGATAACGTACAGAAAGGTGTAGAAACCGGAATGACTTCCCATCCGATGCCAATTATCTGGCAACAACGTTCAGTAATCAATGAAATGCTCAACTGTATTTATCAAGGACAGATGCGTAAACTGTATTTTGAATCAAAAATTACTGAACTGTTCTTTTTACAAGCAGAACAAGCCAATAATTTACCAAAAGAAGGTTTTTTGCTACTAAAATCGAGTGATCGGGAAAAGCTAAATGCAGCTAGACAATTTATACAGCACCATATTTTTGAACCCTTAACGATTAGAAAGATATCCCGGGAGATAGGTCTGAACGAGTTCAAATTGAAAAAGGGCTTTAGACAACTTTTTGGTACTACGGTATTCGATTGTCTAACACAATTTAGGATGGATTACGCGCGACAGGTGCTCTTAGATACTTCAAAAACCATAAGTGAAGTAGCTTACACGCTGGGTTATAGTGATCCGTATAATTTCAGTAAGGCTTTTAAAAAGCATTTTGGTTTTCTGCCAAGTAAACTTTAA
- a CDS encoding SMP-30/gluconolactonase/LRE family protein: MFKVFIIAFFFLVASYLSNAQTKLTKVWETDTLLPVPESVLLKEDEQALYVSLIGKGDASAADNNGSIAKLDMDGNIQAQDWISGLNSPKGMALHNTYLYVADLQELVVIDIESETIVNKIAMPEVGMFNDVTASSNGTIYVSDSKGGKIYVLKDDKLTVFLDGLTNPNGVLAEGISFYFVDSGALYEVTTDKKINKLADGMEKSTDGLQKDEENFLISCWAGLIYYVTPDGKVEELKDSRIEKMNTADFAFSSRTRTLFVPTFFKNKVIAYKLE, from the coding sequence ATGTTCAAGGTATTTATCATTGCTTTCTTTTTTCTTGTTGCTAGCTACCTAAGCAATGCACAAACAAAGCTTACCAAAGTATGGGAAACAGACACCCTATTACCTGTGCCTGAATCTGTACTTCTCAAGGAAGACGAACAAGCGCTTTATGTAAGCTTAATTGGCAAAGGGGATGCAAGCGCTGCTGACAATAACGGCAGTATTGCCAAACTGGATATGGACGGAAATATTCAAGCTCAAGACTGGATAAGCGGCTTAAACTCTCCTAAAGGCATGGCTCTCCATAATACGTATTTATATGTAGCTGATTTGCAGGAACTGGTTGTCATAGATATTGAAAGCGAGACAATTGTCAATAAAATTGCCATGCCTGAAGTAGGAATGTTCAACGATGTTACAGCCTCTTCAAACGGAACAATATATGTTTCTGACTCAAAAGGGGGTAAAATTTATGTATTGAAGGATGATAAGTTAACTGTTTTCTTGGACGGTTTAACTAATCCCAATGGCGTGCTTGCTGAGGGGATTTCCTTTTATTTTGTAGATAGCGGTGCTTTATATGAAGTTACAACGGATAAAAAAATTAATAAATTAGCCGATGGAATGGAAAAGTCTACCGACGGATTGCAGAAAGATGAAGAAAATTTTCTAATTAGCTGTTGGGCAGGCTTGATTTATTATGTAACACCCGACGGGAAGGTTGAGGAACTAAAGGATAGCAGGATCGAGAAAATGAATACTGCGGATTTTGCTTTTTCTTCTAGAACCCGTACCCTATTTGTTCCAACATTTTTTAAAAATAAAGTAATCGCCTATAAACTAGAATAA
- a CDS encoding S1 RNA-binding domain-containing protein, giving the protein MIVIGNFNKLKVVNTTGSGYILSDGYTDIDLPFANTNATELEKEQELEVFVYKNKGGESTATLKKPYGIVGEFAFLKVIAETPNGAFLDLGIEKDLFVPKKEQRWPMVKGRRYIVHVYVDHVTDRMIGSAKVFKFVEKDTIDIQEGDEVNILISEETDLGFNAIINNKYIGLLYYNEIFEDLQPGNKRTAWVKKILPENKIDLSLQPQGYKHVLETKSVILEAIRKNGGQIPLGDKSTPEDIYKHFKISKKVFKKTIGALYKERKVVVEDHKIKIVHGGNE; this is encoded by the coding sequence ATGATAGTAATCGGAAATTTCAACAAGCTTAAAGTGGTTAACACAACGGGATCTGGGTATATTCTCTCAGATGGTTATACAGATATCGACCTTCCTTTTGCAAACACAAATGCCACCGAACTTGAAAAAGAGCAGGAGCTTGAAGTCTTTGTTTACAAAAATAAAGGGGGGGAAAGTACTGCTACGCTGAAAAAGCCTTATGGTATTGTAGGCGAGTTTGCTTTCCTTAAAGTTATTGCAGAAACTCCCAACGGCGCATTCTTAGACCTAGGAATAGAGAAAGATCTTTTTGTACCAAAAAAGGAACAACGGTGGCCAATGGTTAAAGGTCGTAGGTATATTGTCCATGTTTACGTAGACCATGTGACAGATCGCATGATTGGTTCGGCCAAAGTATTTAAATTTGTCGAAAAAGATACCATTGATATACAAGAGGGAGACGAAGTAAACATCTTAATTAGTGAGGAGACTGACTTGGGTTTCAATGCTATCATTAATAATAAATACATAGGACTATTATACTACAACGAGATTTTCGAGGATTTACAGCCTGGTAATAAACGCACCGCCTGGGTAAAAAAGATCCTACCCGAAAACAAAATAGACCTTAGCCTACAACCTCAAGGATATAAGCATGTTCTGGAGACAAAAAGTGTCATCTTGGAAGCCATCAGAAAAAATGGCGGGCAAATCCCATTGGGCGACAAAAGCACGCCGGAAGACATATATAAACACTTTAAAATAAGTAAAAAAGTTTTTAAAAAAACTATTGGCGCATTATATAAAGAAAGAAAGGTAGTCGTAGAGGATCACAAAATAAAAATAGTCCATGGAGGGAATGAATAG
- a CDS encoding SelT/SelW/SelH family protein, with the protein MKPTLTIEYCPKCGWLLRAAYMAQEILNTFEADLNGVLLKPSSISGRYTISIDSREIFDRKRQGAFPEIKMLKQLIRDEVNPSKKLGHSDIKP; encoded by the coding sequence ATGAAACCTACACTTACCATAGAGTATTGTCCGAAATGCGGGTGGCTTTTACGTGCAGCATATATGGCCCAAGAAATTTTGAATACGTTCGAAGCAGATCTTAACGGCGTTTTACTGAAGCCCAGTTCAATAAGTGGACGCTACACGATAAGTATTGATAGTCGCGAAATATTTGATCGCAAAAGACAGGGGGCCTTCCCAGAAATAAAAATGCTTAAACAGCTCATTCGCGATGAAGTTAACCCTTCAAAAAAATTGGGACATTCAGATATTAAACCATAA